DNA sequence from the Stigmatella aurantiaca genome:
GCCATGGCCCAGGGCCACGGCCAGCTCTCCTGCGAAGCGGGCGTTGTTCGTGAGCAGCGCGATGTTCGTCTTGAGGCTCTTGCCCCCGGTGCGCTGGGCCATGTCCGACAGCAGGAACGGGGTGACGGCCTTGCCCCGGATGCCCTGGCGCTCGGCCTCGGCAAGCGCGGAGGCGATGTGCAGCTCCACCTCGGCCCGCGGCAGGGCCACGTCCTCCGGGGGCGGCACGGTGAAGAGCAAGCCCCCCTGCCCCAGCTCCTGCCGGGCCTGGACGAGGCGGGCGGCCATGGCGGCATCCTCGACGCGGTGCTCCAGCGGCAGGCCCGAGCCCCGGCTGTAGAAGGACGGCAGCTCGCTGGTGCCCACGCCGATGACGGGCACGCCCGCGGTCTCCAGCGCCTCCATCGTCTTGGGCAGGTCCAGCACGGACTTGGCCCCGGCGCACACCACCGCCACGGGGTAGCGCGCCAGCGCGCCGATGTCCTGGGAGATGTCCATGTGCTCACCGGCCCCCCGGTGGACGCCGCCAATGCCCCCGGTGGAGAAGACCCGGATGCCCGCCGCGGCGGCCAGCTCACACGTGGCGCTCACCGTGGTGCCGCCCGAGGCCTTCTGGGCCACGGCCACGGCCAGGTCCCTGGAGCCCAGCTTCAGCAGCCGCTCCTTGCCCTCGGCGAGCCGCCGCAGGGAGGGCTCGTCGAGCCCGATGCACACCCGGCCATCCACCACGGCGATGGGCGCGGGCACCGCCCCCGCGCGCCGGATGGCCTCCTCGCACGCCCGCGCGGCGGTGAGGTTGTCCGGGTACGGCAGGCCCTGCGCCACGACGCTGGTCTCCAGCGCCACCAGGGGCCGCTTCTCGGCCCGGGCGCGCTGCACTTCCTCGGAGAAATGGAGGTTCATCCCCCCGAGCCTACCCCGGGCCTACATCGGCCGTTCGGCATTCAGCAGCGCGCGCATCTCCTCTTCGTCCAGGGTGCGGCCTTCGCGGCTGATGGCCAGGGCGTTGACCTGCTCCGCGTCCACCTCCACGTGCGCGCCCTTGCGCCACTCGGTGGTGTGGACGGCCCCGTCCACCAGCTTGCCCACCAGCGTGCCCTCTTCCCAGGCCACCACTTCCAGCCAGAGCTTCTCCACCACCGTCTCGCCCTCGGGGTGCGTCTCGAAGGGCGCCCGCGCCAGGAAGGTGAGCGGCTCCATCAGCCCCCTGCGGTGGAACCGGGCCAGGAAGGCCGGCATCAGAGACTGCGCCTCGCGCCGCAGCGCGTCCGAGCGATCCTCGGGCTCGGGGATGAAGCGCTCGCGGTAGGGCCGCAGCAGCTCCGCGGTGTTGTGCCGCCCCAGCGGCGACACCACGCTGAGGAACAGGGCCTCATGGCCCTCGAACGTCTCCAGCGGCACGCCCAGGAGGTTCGTCCGGGCCTCCTCGGAGGGCACGAGCATGAACGCCTGGCCCTCGCTGGTGCCCACCATGGTGCGGGGCTCGGGCCCCTGGCCGAAGGCGAGGTCCGTGCACAGCTCGTGCAGGAACGTCTCGGCGGGCAGCAGGTCGTCCTCCCCGAGGTGGAAGATCTCCAGGTCCCGCGAGCCGAACTTCTCCATGCCGTGCGAGTGCACCCACAGCGGGGTGTCCCCCTCGATGGCCTCCACCGCGTGCAGGTTGACGTGGTCCCGGATGTCGAAGTCCAGCTCGGTGATTTCCACCACGTCCGCCACATCGTGCAGCTTGTGCGCGGTGAGGTCCGCCAGCACGCCGGGGGCGTGCTCCATCAGGGTGCGCGCGCACCACAGCGCCTCGAAGACGGGCACGGTGGGCTGGGGCCCCGTGCCGGGCTCCACGGAGATGCGGTAGAAGCCCTGCGCCCGGCCCAGCATCTGCCGGGACTCCTCGCTGCCGGTCAGCAGGTCCTTGCGCAGCCCCCCAGGGAACGTGCCCGTGTCGAAGCGCACCTCCACCCGGGTGCCTTCCGCGTGGATGGAAAACCCGCCTCCCTCGGCCTCCGGAACGAAGCGCACCTCGTCCGAGGCGAACGTCGTGCGCAGCGTCTCGATGGGCACCGGGGCGGCGGCCTCAATGGCGAGCAGGTAGATCTCGTTCACAGGTACTTCTCGATCTGGCGGAAGAGATCCACGCGGTCCACCAGGTTGGTCAGATAATCCAGCTTGTCCGTCGAAAGGACGAGGACGGGCGACATCTTGTAGTTGCTGAACCACTCCTCGTACAGGGCATTGAGGCGCTTGAGGTAGGCCACCGGAATGTCCTTCTCCATGGACCGGCCGCGCAGGCGGATGCGCTCGCGCAGCGTCTGCACGGGGCAGTTCAGGTAGATCATGAGATCCGGCGGCGCCAGGGCCTGGGCGATCGTCTCATAGAGCTCCCGGTACGTCTGATAGTCCCGCCGGTCAATGAAGCGCTGGCGGTGGAGGTTCTTGGCGAAGATCTCCGCGTCCTCGTAGATGGTCCGGTCCTGGAGCACGGTGCCCGCGTGGCGCTCCAACTCCCGGTGCAGCCGGAACTTGTGCGTGAGGAAGAAGATCTGTGAGCGGAAGGCCCACGTCTTCATGTCCTTGTAGAAGGAGGCCAGATACGGGTTCTGGTCGTTCGGCTCGAAGTACGGGGTGAGATCGTACTTTCGGCAGAGAAATGAGGTGAGTTCCGTTTTCCCGGCACCGATGTTGCCCGCAACGGCGATGAACTTTTTTCTGGCCACGCCACTCCTGCTTGTAACCCCACCGGACGGCTCGTACCAGAAACAAGGTGAGAAGGGAGCCATGGTACAACGCGCCGTGATGCTCCTGTTGCTTCTGCCCACCCCTCTCCCCCCCGGACCCACCTTCGCGCTTGCCCGGTCTGGGAACGGACGTGGCTCCCCCCGCCTGGGTGCTCTCCCGCTCGTTCCAGAGGCCTTCACGCCCCGTGAGCCGGCCGCGCCCCGCGGAAGGAAGGTTACGAATGCTCCGTAAGCTCTTCTGTATGTTCGTCGCGGCGGTCTGGACGGCGCTCATCTTCCCCCTGGCCGTGCTGGCCTCGGTCATCCGAGGGGGCGACATCTGGGTCTGCCGCCACATCTGGTCCCCCGTGCTGGTGTGGGCCGGGGGTGGAAAGATCGTGGTGCACGGCATGGAGAACGTGGACCCGAAGCGGCCCACCATCTACGTGTCCAACCACCAGTCCACGCTGGACATCCCCGTGCTCTTCATGGCCGTGCCGGTGAACTTCCGCTACGTGGCCAAGAGCCAGCTGGCCTGGGTGCCCTTCATCGGATGGTACCTGTGGCTGGCGGGGCACATCTTCGTCAACCGCTCCAACCGCGCGGGCGCCATCGAGTCGTTGCGCGCCGCGGCGAAGAAGATTCGCGGCGGGGCCAGCATCTTCCTCTACCCCGAGGGCACCCGCTCGCCGGATGGCCGCATCCTGCCCTTCAAGAAGGGCCCCTTCGCCCTGGCCCTGGAGGCCCGCGTGCCCATCTGCCCCGTGACCGTGGAGGGGACCGCGAACATCATGCCCAAGAACTCCTGGAACATCACCCCGGGCCCCATTCATGTGAAGATCGGCACGCCCATCGACATCACGGGCTTCGCCGCGAACGACCGCGGGGGACTGGCCCGGGCGGTCCGGGACGTCATCATCGCGCAGAGCCTGGAGCTCGGCGGGCGCGGGGGTGATCCGGACAACGCCATCGCCGCCTCGGG
Encoded proteins:
- a CDS encoding pseudouridine-5'-phosphate glycosidase, which codes for MNLHFSEEVQRARAEKRPLVALETSVVAQGLPYPDNLTAARACEEAIRRAGAVPAPIAVVDGRVCIGLDEPSLRRLAEGKERLLKLGSRDLAVAVAQKASGGTTVSATCELAAAAGIRVFSTGGIGGVHRGAGEHMDISQDIGALARYPVAVVCAGAKSVLDLPKTMEALETAGVPVIGVGTSELPSFYSRGSGLPLEHRVEDAAMAARLVQARQELGQGGLLFTVPPPEDVALPRAEVELHIASALAEAERQGIRGKAVTPFLLSDMAQRTGGKSLKTNIALLTNNARFAGELAVALGHG
- a CDS encoding DUF2314 domain-containing protein, with translation MNEIYLLAIEAAAPVPIETLRTTFASDEVRFVPEAEGGGFSIHAEGTRVEVRFDTGTFPGGLRKDLLTGSEESRQMLGRAQGFYRISVEPGTGPQPTVPVFEALWCARTLMEHAPGVLADLTAHKLHDVADVVEITELDFDIRDHVNLHAVEAIEGDTPLWVHSHGMEKFGSRDLEIFHLGEDDLLPAETFLHELCTDLAFGQGPEPRTMVGTSEGQAFMLVPSEEARTNLLGVPLETFEGHEALFLSVVSPLGRHNTAELLRPYRERFIPEPEDRSDALRREAQSLMPAFLARFHRRGLMEPLTFLARAPFETHPEGETVVEKLWLEVVAWEEGTLVGKLVDGAVHTTEWRKGAHVEVDAEQVNALAISREGRTLDEEEMRALLNAERPM
- a CDS encoding deoxynucleoside kinase, translating into MARKKFIAVAGNIGAGKTELTSFLCRKYDLTPYFEPNDQNPYLASFYKDMKTWAFRSQIFFLTHKFRLHRELERHAGTVLQDRTIYEDAEIFAKNLHRQRFIDRRDYQTYRELYETIAQALAPPDLMIYLNCPVQTLRERIRLRGRSMEKDIPVAYLKRLNALYEEWFSNYKMSPVLVLSTDKLDYLTNLVDRVDLFRQIEKYL
- a CDS encoding lysophospholipid acyltransferase family protein — translated: MLRKLFCMFVAAVWTALIFPLAVLASVIRGGDIWVCRHIWSPVLVWAGGGKIVVHGMENVDPKRPTIYVSNHQSTLDIPVLFMAVPVNFRYVAKSQLAWVPFIGWYLWLAGHIFVNRSNRAGAIESLRAAAKKIRGGASIFLYPEGTRSPDGRILPFKKGPFALALEARVPICPVTVEGTANIMPKNSWNITPGPIHVKIGTPIDITGFAANDRGGLARAVRDVIIAQSLELGGRGGDPDNAIAASGAEGVSSLPNSAA